One part of the Engraulis encrasicolus isolate BLACKSEA-1 chromosome 17, IST_EnEncr_1.0, whole genome shotgun sequence genome encodes these proteins:
- the LOC134466807 gene encoding DELTA-sagatoxin-Srs1a-like has protein sequence MAETAEAASAVMTTNRNCSIEITNLSSNFCLVNPKVFMESGFSFNPPQPTVRTTKTEVCSFTKDDNTATGAVGVLTYELFHMHSRHCNELVAVMFSVPFDTRFYKNWLGVGLFEHTRATDEALYKHMYYEKDFTNFQRHEAKGQGVTYHGRALDVMATMSDNGKAILKVEVYDKMA, from the exons ATGGCGGAGACGGCTGAGGCAGCATCTGCGGTGATGACCACCAACCGAAACTGCAGCATCGAGATCACCAACCTCAGCAGCAACTTCTGCCTCGTTAACCCCAA ggTCTTCATGGAGAGCGGCTTCAGCTTCAACCCTCCGCAGCCCACGGTGCGCACCACCAAGACGGAGGTGTGCAGCTTCACCAAGGACGACAACACGGCCACGGGCGCGGTGGGCGTGCTCACCTACGAGCTCTTCCACATGCACAGCCGCCACTGCAACGAGCTGGTGGCCGTCATGTTCTCGGTGCCGTTCGACACGCGCTTCTACAAGAACTGGCTGGGCGTGGGCCTGTTCGAGCACACGCGCGCCACCGACGAGGCCCTCTACAAGCACATGTACTACGAGAAGGACTTCACCAACTTCCAGCGGCACGAGGCCAAAGGCCAGGGCGTCACCTACCACGGCCGGGCCCTCGACGTCATGGCGACCATGTCCGACAACGGCAAGGCCATCCTCAAGGTGGAGGTCTACGACAAGATGGCCTGA
- the LOC134466806 gene encoding uncharacterized protein LOC134466806, translating to MPETAEAAAANLTSRRNVTIELTNLTNNYCLLNPCVWLESGETFNPPQPTVRPLKTEVCSFSKTSAKATGSVGVMTYDLFERTQKGAAETLAIMFSVPWDYNVYKNWYALGVYPKGKECDEKLYKEMYYDKEPKGFVRMEADGSGLTFEGARLDIKATMCPMGRAIMKVELWDKLFTPGMHQSHH from the exons ATGCCTGAGACAGCCGAGGCCGCTGCAGCCAACCTGACCTCCCGCAGGAATGTCACCATTGAGCTCACCAACCTCACCAACAACTACTGCCTACTCAACCCATG CGTGTGGCTGGAGAGCGGCGAGACCTTCAACCCGCCGCAGCCTACGGTGAGGCCCCTGAAGACCGAGGTGTGCAGCTTCAGCAAAACCAGCGCTAAGGCCACGGGCAGCGTGGGGGTCATGACCTACGACCTCTTCGAGCGCACCCAGAAGGGCGCCGCCGAAACCCTGGCCATCATGTTCTCGGTGCCCTGGGACTACAACGTCTACAAGAACTGGTACGCCTTGGGCGTTTACCCCAAGGGCAAGGAGTGTGACGAGAAGCTGTACAAGGAGATGTACTACGACAAAGAGCCCAAGGGCTTTGTGCGCATGGAGGCCGACGGCTCGGGCCTGACCTTCGAGGGAGCGCGGCTAGACATCAAGGCCACCATGTGCCCCATGGGCAGGGCCATCATGAAGGTGGAGCTCTGGGACAAGCTCTTCACGCCCGGCATGCACCAGTCTCACCACTAG